The sequence ACCTGTGCGAGCTTGCCCTCGAACATCACGCCGCAGCGGTCCGAGATCGTCATCGCCTCATGCTGGTCATGGGTTACCATCAGGAAGGTGATCCCAACCGAGCGCTGTAATGCCCGCAGCTCCATCTGCATCTGTTCGCGCAGCTTCTTGTCGAGCGCCGACATCGGCTCGTCCAGCAGCAGGACCTTGGGTTCCAGTACCAGGGCCCGGGCCAGGGCCACCCGCTGGCGCTGGCCGCCGGACAGCTCATGCGCGCCGCGCCGGCCCAGCCCCTCCAGGCCGACCTTGGCCAGCATGTCTTCCGCCCTGGCCCGCTTTTCTGATCGACTCAGACCGGAGCGCGCCAGGCCGAAGATGATGTTCTCCTCGACGTTCAAATGCGGAAAGATGGCGTAGCTCTGAAAGACCATATTCGTTGGCCGGTGGTTGGCATCAATCCCGGCCATAGGCAGACCGCCGATGGAGATGGTGCCTTCCGACGGTTCCTCGAAGCCTGCGATCATTCTGAGCAGCGTGGACTTGCCGCAGCCCGAGGGGCCGAGAAGAGAGAAGAACTCCCCCTCCTTCAGCTGCAGGTTCACGTTCCTGACAGCCTGGAAGCTTCCGAAGGACTTGCTGACATTGGCGATATTGACGGCGATCTTATGGTCCATGCCGGTAGGTCCTACTCAGGTTGCTGTGTGAAACGTTCGCTGCGGCGGCGGAAGCGTTCGGCCACCAGCAGGAACAGAATGGAAATAAGGATAAGGAGCGAGCCGAGCGCGATCACGTTCGGCAGCTTCGCCGGGAAGCGCACCTGGCTCCAGATATAGACCGGCAGCGTCGGGCTGTTGCCGGACAGGAAGAAGGCCAAGATGAACTCATCGAAGGAGACCGTAAAGCTGATCAGCAGGCTGGAAATGATCCCCGGCGAGACAACCGGCAGCGTCACCCGCCGCAGTGCGCCCCAGGAGGTTTCGCCGAGGTCAACTGCGGCCTCTTCCAGAGCATCATCGAACTGGCCGAAGGCTGATGTCATGATCGACACGCAGAACGGAATGGTCAGCAGCGAATGGGCCAGGATCACGGTGAACAGCGTGGTGCCGATCCCGATGCCGAGGAACACGATCAGCAGCGAAATG is a genomic window of Leisingera caerulea DSM 24564 containing:
- a CDS encoding ABC transporter permease, with the protein product MNRVVAVLSRIGRLLPTYAVLYIGFLYLPILLLPLFSFNDSKVLGFPLTGFTTKWYVSLAEQTALFDALKNSLIVAVVSAVVATSLGTLISRAITKHRYPLRRTSQTIVMAPLVMPEIIIAISLLIVFLGIGIGTTLFTVILAHSLLTIPFCVSIMTSAFGQFDDALEEAAVDLGETSWGALRRVTLPVVSPGIISSLLISFTVSFDEFILAFFLSGNSPTLPVYIWSQVRFPAKLPNVIALGSLLILISILFLLVAERFRRRSERFTQQPE
- a CDS encoding ABC transporter ATP-binding protein; the protein is MDHKIAVNIANVSKSFGSFQAVRNVNLQLKEGEFFSLLGPSGCGKSTLLRMIAGFEEPSEGTISIGGLPMAGIDANHRPTNMVFQSYAIFPHLNVEENIIFGLARSGLSRSEKRARAEDMLAKVGLEGLGRRGAHELSGGQRQRVALARALVLEPKVLLLDEPMSALDKKLREQMQMELRALQRSVGITFLMVTHDQHEAMTISDRCGVMFEGKLAQVATPHELYQKPNTKQVADFIGGMNFFDGSIKANGGNRLEVELPRFGQLSVDAHGVSDGIGAAVTIGLRPERVHIGSGRPEGADVAVPARVIDRAFYGETIHYYLELEGRTDPLIASVTNFERADHFEIGDAVWSGFRGGAAVALPQK